One region of Aminobacterium colombiense DSM 12261 genomic DNA includes:
- a CDS encoding TRAP transporter small permease, translating to MEKKRGGIIWNGLLALQRNIMFYFSLIIAVSITIGAMLRYVFKTNLYGMEEIISIFAFWLYFVGGAYGAFEDSHIKADVVSSFVTNQKLQSTLIAFSTGVTAFFCFVGIYLAWGMLSFSFLRGTQTPVWRIPLWVPQGSVFLGFVLMAFYFSIHFKDHFKKAKEIYMGRI from the coding sequence TTGGAGAAAAAAAGAGGTGGCATTATCTGGAATGGTTTATTGGCTTTGCAGCGGAATATCATGTTTTACTTCAGTTTAATCATAGCAGTTTCTATAACTATAGGAGCAATGCTTCGTTACGTTTTTAAAACAAACCTTTATGGCATGGAAGAAATTATTTCCATTTTTGCCTTTTGGCTTTACTTTGTTGGTGGAGCTTATGGCGCTTTCGAAGATAGTCATATTAAAGCAGATGTTGTCTCGTCTTTTGTAACGAATCAGAAACTTCAATCAACTTTAATCGCCTTTAGCACAGGAGTTACTGCCTTTTTTTGTTTTGTTGGTATTTATTTGGCATGGGGCATGCTTAGTTTTTCTTTTCTCAGGGGGACACAAACACCCGTTTGGCGCATTCCTCTATGGGTTCCCCAGGGGTCAGTTTTCTTAGGCTTTGTCCTTATGGCCTTTTATTTCAGCATTCACTTTAAAGACCACTTTAAAAAAGCGAAAGAGATTTACATGGGGCGTATTTAA
- a CDS encoding TRAP transporter large permease → MLLTAILLLVITLIIGLPVPFAFFTSALWIIAAGFYNPDFLFTHGYNSIGSIVLLAIPLFIMAGGLMERGNIAESLINLIDLFVGRIKGGLGAVAVVACAVFGSITGSSSATLTCIGSIMFPRLKETGYPLGYTAALLASASVLGILIPPSTLMILFSWVGGQSVLACFLATLIPGIILTTMMALYNIWVLRNNDNLVVSEKLNAEQFKKAFAQRTYHAFPALLMPIFILGGIYGGFVTPTEAAAVSAVYAIPIGFWVYKGLTMKNFKEVIVESATTTGVIMIMLFSVMMLSRLYIMEDLPTKILNLLQSVTSSKFGILLMLNIFMIIMGMLMDDCSATMLCTPILLPIAIKVGVHPIHFAAILGVNIGMGNITPPTAPLLYLAGRLNGARVDQSLKPTLQLLLFCWLPALLLTTYVPFLSLALPRLLLGIK, encoded by the coding sequence ATGTTACTCACGGCGATACTATTGCTTGTTATCACTCTGATAATAGGACTCCCAGTCCCCTTCGCCTTTTTTACATCAGCTCTATGGATTATTGCGGCAGGTTTTTATAATCCAGATTTTCTTTTTACTCATGGCTATAACTCCATTGGATCTATAGTTTTACTTGCCATACCATTATTTATTATGGCCGGAGGTCTTATGGAAAGAGGAAATATTGCGGAGAGTCTTATAAATCTGATTGATTTGTTTGTGGGAAGAATAAAAGGAGGGCTCGGAGCTGTAGCTGTTGTTGCTTGCGCAGTTTTTGGATCAATAACAGGGAGTTCTTCTGCAACATTAACTTGTATTGGTTCAATCATGTTTCCACGCCTAAAGGAAACGGGTTATCCGCTGGGATATACAGCTGCTTTGTTAGCTAGCGCTTCAGTCCTCGGGATTTTAATTCCTCCAAGCACTTTGATGATCCTTTTCTCCTGGGTTGGGGGGCAATCTGTTCTAGCCTGTTTTCTTGCCACCTTGATACCAGGAATAATTCTAACAACTATGATGGCTCTTTATAATATTTGGGTACTTAGGAATAATGACAACCTTGTAGTTTCAGAGAAACTCAACGCTGAACAATTCAAGAAGGCCTTTGCGCAAAGGACGTACCACGCATTTCCTGCTCTTTTAATGCCAATATTTATTCTTGGCGGTATATATGGCGGATTCGTTACTCCGACAGAAGCAGCCGCTGTGTCTGCTGTCTATGCTATTCCTATAGGCTTTTGGGTTTATAAAGGTCTAACTATGAAAAATTTCAAAGAAGTAATAGTGGAATCTGCAACTACTACCGGCGTAATTATGATCATGCTGTTTTCAGTAATGATGCTTAGCAGATTGTACATCATGGAAGATCTCCCGACGAAGATACTCAACCTTTTACAGAGTGTAACCTCTAGTAAGTTTGGCATTTTGTTAATGCTTAATATCTTTATGATAATCATGGGGATGCTCATGGATGACTGTAGTGCCACTATGCTTTGCACACCCATACTTCTCCCTATAGCAATCAAAGTAGGCGTTCATCCTATTCATTTTGCTGCTATTTTGGGTGTAAACATAGGCATGGGTAATATTACCCCACCCACAGCGCCTCTTTTATATCTTGCAGGGAGGCTTAACGGAGCTAGGGTAGATCAATCCTTAAAACCCACATTACAATTACTTCTTTTTTGTTGGCTACCGGCGCTTCTCTTGACAACCTACGTACCCTTTTTATCTTTGGCACTTCCTCGTCTGCTTCTAGGGATAAAATAA